A region of the Rhizobium sp. NLR16a genome:
GTCGGTGATCTTTTCCCAGGCGGCTGCAATCGCATCCGCGGTTTCCTGTGCCGACTTGTATTGTCCGGCAAAGCCCTTCGCCAATTCGTCCTCCGCAACGGAGTAGTATTGGAAGATGCCGGGGATGCGCGGCTCGATCGCAGCGTTCGGATGGTTGTAGCTGTCGGCGTTCGAACCCAGATAGTCCTTGATGTAGGCGCGGTCGTAACCTGCCTTTTCCCATTCGTCGTAGTTGAAGTGCGACTGACGATAGGGCTGGAAACCGGACGGATAGGCCGACGTCCAAAGGGAAAGATCCTTGCCGCCGAGATGGGCTGCAGCAGACCAGGCCGCCTTGCGCTTTTTCTCGTCGCTGGAGACCCGTTTGGTGACGTAGATGCCCCAGCCGAGATAGGCCATGTTGGGCGCTTCGTTATACTTGTCTTCCCATTGCCCGGACTTGCGGTTGTAGACGCGGTTGGAGCCGCGGTTGATGCCGAAACCGACCACGTCGCCGACGACCGAGGTATCCGAGGTGCGCGCGCTGGAGCCGACGTCGCCCCACCACATCAGCATTGCGCCGGTGCCTGCCAGGAACTGCGAGAAGGCGGTGGTGCCGGGGTCCGCATTGATCTGGTCGGCGGGATAGGCCTTGGCCGCGATCAGATCCAGCACATCCTGGATCGCCTGGACCCAGGCGGGGTTGTTGACCAGCGGCTTCATGTTCTCAGGATCGAACAGCCAGGCCGGATCGCCGGGGTATTTGGCATAGGCCGTCGCCCGGTTCTCGATGAAATAGAAGCCGAAGCCGCCCCAGCCCTTGAGCGGGTCGAGATAGCCATAGGCCGGCTGGCCGGTCAGCGGATCGGTCTTGCCGATCAGCGCCTTGGACGCTGCGTTGACGTCCTGCCAGGTCTTCGGCGGCTCGGCCATGCCGCTGATCGAGCCTTCGCCGAAGTAATCCTTGCGATAGGCGAAGGTGTGGCAGTCGCCATCGATCGTGACGCGATAGGTCTTGCCGTCCCAGGTGCCGACCGGCGGCTTCAGGTAGCTCACCAGGTCGTCGGCTTCGACCTGCTTTGCAGCCCAATCAGGCATCTCGTCGAGAAGCCCGCGTCCGGCGGTATCGCCTTCGAAAGGCGCGCCCATTTCAAGGATGTCGAAATCAACCGTGCCGGTTGCGATCGACTGCTGAAGGCGGGCGTTGTAATCGGCCTGGGCAAGGTCGATCCAGTTGATCTTGGCGCCGGTATAGGCTTCCCAAGGCTTCAGGAAGCCGCGGAACAGGAAGTTGTGCAGATTCTGGTTGTTGAGCCCCATGAAGGTCAGCTCGACGCCGGCGAATTCGCCCTGCTTGACATTGGCCTTGGTCGGGCCGAGGCAGAGCTCGCCGACCTTCTGCCAGTCCGCGTCCGTCGGCGAACCCTTGCCGACGCCGGGGATCTGCAGGATCTGGGCGCGCAGGTCATCGGCCGCGAATGCGGTGCCGGCAATTCCGCCCATCGCGCCGGACAGGCCGAGCAGAGCCGCCGCACTTGCCGTTCCGCGCAAAAGGTCGCGGCGGCTTGCCTGACGGCGCATCAATGCATCGTAAATTTCGACTTTCATGTCTTCCTCCTCCACGTTTGGTGCGCTGCCGCCAGCCAGTGTTCCGGATAGGCTCCGGCCCGAATTTGGGACTGGTCTCGTGCAGAACTATCTGGTAAACAAGAAAATGAAACGTTTCATAATTCTTGTTTGAAACCGCTCCTCTCGGTCTCATCAGTGAGCATTAGACGCGAAGCGCAAAAAGTCAATAAAAAATGAAACGTTTCATGGAGGAGGTTCTGAAGGTATTTCGGATCGTGGCAGAGCGCACTTTCGCTGTGCCTCAAACTCTGGATACTGTCGAGAAATTCATCCCCTGGAACGTGTGCCGGGGGTGACCGGAAAGCGAGTGGGAGGCATATGGCTGAGGTCAATATTTCAGAGGCGCGGAAGGCATACGGCGCCTTAAACATCCTGCATGGGGTCAATATAGACATTCGCGATGGCGAGTTCGTGGTCCTCGTCGGCCCGTCCGGTTGCGGCAAGTCGACCTTGCTGCGCATGGTCGCAGGCCTCGAGAGCATTACCGGCGGCACCATCTCGATCGGCGGAAAGATCGTCAACAATCTGCCGCCGAAGGACCGTGATATTGCGATGGTCTTCCAGAGCTATGCGCTCTATCCGCACAAGACCGTTGCCGAGAACATGGTCTTCGCGCTGCGTCTGCAGAAGCAGCCGGCCGATGTCATCAAGCAGCGCCTACAGGCGGCGGCCGAAACCCTCGACCTCGTGCCCTATCTTGACCGCTATCCGCGCCAGCTTTCGGGCGGCCAGCGGCAGCGCGTAGCGATGGGGCGAGCCATTGTCCGATCGCCGCAAGTCTTCCTATTCGACGAGCCCCTGTCGAACCTCGATGCCAAGCTGCGCGTGCAGATGCGCAAGGAGATCAAGGAGCTCCACCAAAGGCTGAAGACCACGACCATTTACGTTACCCATGACCAGGTCGAAGCAATGACGATGGCCGACAAGATCGTGGTCATGCAGGGCGGCAAGGTCGAACAGACGGGAACGCCCCTGGAGCTTTACGACCGTCCCCGCAATACGTTCGTGGCCACCTTCATTGGCTCGCCGTCGATGAATCTGCTGAAAGGTCACTACAAGGCCGACGGTGCGGTCTTCGTCACGGAGACAGGCGATGAGATTGCGCTCGGCTTCACGCCGGAGGCGTCCGATGGCCAGCCTGTGCGCCTGGGCGTGCGGCCCGAACATCTGTCGCTCGCTCCGAGCGGCTTGAAGACGACCGTCAACGTCACCGAACCCACTGGCCACGAGACGATGGTATTTTTGCGCTACGGATCCGGCGAACTTGTCGCGGTGCTGTCCGAACGTCACGATTTCGAGCCCGGGCAGGCCGTAACGATCGCGGCCCGGCCGGGCAAGCTTCATCTGTTCGATGCGGAGTCCGGCAAGACGCTGCGACGGGATTGAGGAGCCGCTTGTTGCCGGCCGGCAGGCTGCGGCTGATGAGGTACGCGGCCCTCGTGGCGTTGACAATGAGTTCGAGAGCCGGTCCTTGACCGCCTGCCGTCGCTCAATACGACGACAGGACAGGCAGGGTGATGCTGGTCAGCACCGCCTGCGTCGCGCCACCACCGGCAATAAGAGTTCGAAGATGTTGCCGTGCCGCGATATGGAACGCCTCAACGATCCCTTATGAAGTTCCGCGATCCGTTCAACGATCTTAAGTCCTATTCCGAGGCCTTCCGCACTCTGGGTTTGATGGAGGAAACTGCCAAATACATCCTGTCGATCTTCGACCTGGATACCGTATTCTCCCACCCTGACAATGATCTTCGTTGAATCCGGCGTATGGCGAACCGCATTCTCGATCAGATTGCGAAGGGCGTCTTTCAATAGGGCTGGTGCTGCTCTGACACCTGCCGCCTCGATCTGGGCGAACACCTCCAGCGAATGCTTGTTTTCGTAAACCCAAGGTGCGAGCTGCTCGGCCACGCCTGTACAAAGAACGACGAGATCGACCTCTTCGAACGTGCTGTGATCGAACGTGTCCAGCCGCGCGAGCGCCGTCAGCTGGCTCACAAAATGCACGAGGTCATCGAGATCCGCCTCAGCTTTCCGCGCCCTCGGATGGTCAATACGGCCGAGTTCGAGTTTGATGGCCGCAAGCGGTGTGCGCACTTCATGGGCGATGCCCGATGTCAGTATCCTTTGCGATAGCATCAGCTCGCCAATTCGTTGGAACGCCCGGTTGACGGCCACCGCGAGATGGGCAATTTCTCGCGGCATTCCCTCGAAGGGCAGATGAGATCCGGAATCCATCGGATCGATGAGTTCGGCAGCATCGGCCGCGGCCTTCACAGGCTTCAGGGCGCGGCGAACCGATATTAAGGTTGCCCCGAGAACAAGTCCGAGCAAGATGCTCATCGGCACGATCATGTGCTCGAGGATCTCGTTCCAAAAGACGGCGGAGGCGAGATTCTCAGGATCGCCCACAGTGGCGACATCAACCAGAATCCGCTGCTCGCCGATCTGGAAAGCTCGGCCCCCGACAAGCGTAAGCGGTTTCCCTGGCTTGATGGTGCGAAGCCAAAAATCCGGAGGATTGACCTCCGCGGGCAGGAAACGGCTTTCGCAGGCATCGTCGCAGGACTCGAAGATAAGGTGGCCCCGGCCGTCGCGAATGCGGGCGACATAGCCGGTCTGCGGATGGGCATAACGCCGGCCTACAGCTGCCGGCAGCCTGTAGGTAACGGCTCCGTCCCTGCCACCGACGCCCGAGGCAAGCCGCTCTGTTTCCTGCTCGACATACAGGCGGGAAAGTTCCCCGACGTTCCAATAATAGTCAGAGAAGACGACGGCGAGCTGGACAAGCATCGCGACCATGGCGAAGAAGGCGATCCTTCGCGTCAGAATGGCCGTCAAGGTAGGAGCCGATCGAATCAACCTCGGTCCTCGCGCAGCATGTAACCGACGCCTCTCACGGTTTCGATGACGGCATTGGCGGGATGTCCCTCCAGTTTCCGCCGGAGCCGGGAGACCGCCAGCTCGACGGCGTTGCTGCTGCGCTCGTCACCGAACTCGGAGAAAGCGTGTTCCATCTTGCGCTTGGAAACCACGTTCCCGCCATTGCGCATCAGCAGTTCGAGCAGCGACTTTTCCGAGGGGGCGAGCGCCATTTCAATGCCGTTGCAGGTGACCTGGCGGGACGCCGCCTCAAACCTGACGTCGGCGAATTCCAGTGTCGGCATGGCTGTCATGGGCGAGCGCCGCATCAGGGCTCGAATCCGCGCGATCAACTCGCCATTGTTGAAGGGTTTGATCAAGTAGTCGTCAGCCCCGGCATCCAGCCCGGCGATCCGTTCGTCGACGGCCCCGCGTGCCGTCAGGACGAGCACCGGAATCTGCCGCTTCGCGAGACGCAGAGACTTCAACACGTCGAGGCCATCTTCGTCAGGCAGGCCAAGGTCAAGAAGAAGGAGATCGTAGCTTGTTCCGTCAAGCGCGAGACGGCCTTCATTTGCCGTAGCAAAGGCATCCATACGCCAGCCGGCCTCGCGGATGGCTTCGCAAAGAAGATCGCGAAGCCGGACGCTGTCTTCGATCAGAAGAATTCTCATGCTCTCTTTCGACCTGTCACCATCGACCAGACGAGATTTTCCCGATGTCTCCAGCTCTCGACCAATGCCGCCCCGGCATGGATGAAGGCGAAGACCATGATGCTGTTGGCGATGACACCGTGCACTTCCTCGAGCCATTTGTCGCCCCAGAAGGCATCGAGCGTCGTCATCCAGCCACTGACCGCGGTCATTGCAAGAATCACCATGAGGCCCAGCATCATGATCGATGCCAGCGGATTATGGCCGATATAGCGTTGCTCGCTGCCATTGATCATGCCAAGGATCTGCGCCCTCACTTTGCCAGGTGTCGGGAAGAAGTCTCGGAACCGCGCATGCCTGGTTCCGACGAACCCCCAGATGATCCGTACGACGATGGCCATGGCAACGACGTAGCCGGTCAAACGGTGCCAATATTTTCCTTCCTCAAACACAAAAAGATTGAGGATGCAGGCCGTAACGACGGTCCAGTGAAACAGTCTGACGATTGGGTCCCAGACCTTGACGGTGCCGCTCGCGACCTGGGAGGGCCGGAGGCCCTCCTGCTTCTGCAACTCAATGGGCGCCATGGTCAGTCGCCTTTCTGGACGATTTCGCCGGACACCGGATTGAAATAGACTTCGGCGCGGTCGCCCTGCTTGTCTTTGCCGTAGATCTCGTAGCAGCTTCCGGTGATCTCGAAGGTTTTCACCTGGTAGCCCAGAGCGTCGATTTTTTCCTTCATGGCTTTCTCGGGCATCCACTTGGACTTCGGCTCCTTGGTGCAGCTTGGACTGGCAATGGCCAGAGCGGGAGTTGCGGCGATGATCACAAGAGCGGAGATAAGTTTCAACTTCATCGTTCAATCCTTTGCTTCTGCCTTCCATGAGGCGACCGCGACTGGATAGAGGCTTGAACCTGTCTGTTTGCTGTCGGTGAGACCATTCGTATTTGCGGCAGGCGAAGACGGGTAGCCTGCGGGCGCCTTGGTCCTGCCGATCCGGTGGGTAGGGCAAAGCCCCCACGCCGAAATTGAAGACGATTCGGCCGCGGCTTCGAGTTCCTTCCATTGTTGACGTTGATCAAAGCGTCCTGGCTTCAACGCCGCTAACTTATCCTCACTAGCCCCAAGGTTGCTTGCCTGCTCCAAAGGCTGGCACTCAGCCCACGGGCTTCGCAGGCAAATGCCCGCCTGGTTAAAGATTCTCGTGCGCCGTTGCCGAGGAGATGCGAAGCAACAGGAGTCGAAAATGCTCGTTCAAGACATCATGACATCGCCGGCGATCACTGTGACGACGTCCTGCTCCGTCGCCGAAGCCGCCAAGCTGATGCTCGACAACAAGATCAGCGGACTACCGGTTGTCGATGCCAATGGAGCGCTCGTCGGCATCGTCAGCGAAGGGGACTTTCTGCGCCGCGGCGAATTGAACACCGAGCGCAAGCGGTCGTGGCTGCTCGAATGGCTGACGAGCTCCGGAAAGATCGCCGCCGAATATGTCCGAACTCATGGAAGGCGGGTCGATGAGGTGATGACCTCCAAGGTCAGCACGATCGCGCCGACCGCCTCCATTTCCGACGCCGTCAAATCGATGGAACGCCAGGATGTCAAGCGTCTGCCGGTGGTGGAAAATGGCAGGCTTGTCGGTATCGTCTCGCGCTGCGATCTCTTGCGGGCTTTGTCTCGGGCACTACCGTCATCGCTTTCGGCCGGAGACGCTCAGATCCAGGCGGCAATCGAATCGGAACTTGCAAAGCAGAGCTGGAGCCGCAACGGCTTCATCCATTGCCACGTCACCGGCGGCGTTGCCGAACTGACCGGAACGATCTTCGACGAACGCGAGCGCCTGGCCGCAAAGGTCGCGGCCGAGAACGTTGCAGGCGTGACGTCTGTCAGGGACCTGCTCGTCTGGGTGGATCCCTATTACGGCATCGCACTGCCGCCGCCGGATGCCGAGATGAGACAGAATTGAAAAGTCAGGGAGGCAAACCACGGAATGGCCAGCCGGCAGGAGCGCTCCAAAAGGTGAAAGCCCGTTCCCGTCGCTCGCAGCGGCGCCGGCCATTCTGACGCACAAATACGAGGCCATGAGGCTGAAATGCCGAGAAGTCTGTTTGGATTCGTGTTCCTGATAGGGCGCCATCACCAGATCGCGATCGCGGCCCTTTCGATCGTTCTCTTCCTCGCCGGCACCGCGCCGCTGGAGGTCCAGAGGCGCATCATCAATGCGGCCACAAACGGCACCCCCTATCAGGCCATTCTAATTCTCGTTCTTGCCTATCTCGGCCTCGTCCTGCTGGAAGGCCTGACCAAGCTGATGCTCAATATCTATCGTGGCTGGATCGGCGAGGTCGCGGTCCGCTGGCTGCGTAAATCGGCGCTTGCGACCTCGGAACGCTCGGCCGAGGCTCCTCTCGATGCGATTGCCGAAGGCGTGCAGCTCTCGATCATCATCGCCGAAGCCGAACCGGTCGGCGGTTTTGTCGGCACCAGCATCTCGGAACCGCTGCTGCAGGCAGGCATTCTTGTCGCGGTCGGCGGCTATTTGATCTTCCTGCAGCCCCTGATGGCGCTTGCCGTCGCCGTCGTCTTCCTTCCGCAGATCGGCTTCGTGCCGCTGATGCAGTCCGCGATCAACCGCCGCGTCGAAACCAAGATCACCGTCATGCGCCATGTCAGTCAGAGTATGGTCCAGCACGTTGTCACTAGTGATGCGCTCGATGCCCAGGATGATCGGATTGAGAGGCTCTTCTCGCTGAACATGAGCGTCTACAGGATCAAATTCACGATGAATTTCATGATGAACCTGATGACTCAGCTGGGCTATGCCGGCATCTTCGCCCTGGGCGGCTATTATGTCGTCACCGGTCAGACTGAAATTGGAACCGTCGTCGCCTTCATCTCCGGCCTCTCCAAAATCAGAGACCCGTGGGGAGAACTCGTCGACTGGTATCGCGACCTGAGGGTCACGCAGGTGAAGTATGCCATGATCCGGGATGCAAGTACTGCCGTAAGATTGCAGGAGGACGAGATGGTCGGGGACACGGCAGCGGCTGACGCCATGGAGGCGTGAAACGGGCGGCACTACGGCAGCATCTTTCCCGTCCGCCGCAAGGCGTCATGCCAGCTGAGCGCCTCTTCCAGGAGATGAGGCGTGTGGCCGCCGCGTAGCAGCGCGCGCCGATAACCAGCGTTTCACGATAGGTCGGATGCACGCAGTTGGCGATGACGACCTCCGCCCGCTCCCGCGGGGCAAGGCTGGGTGACGACGATCGCGGCGATTTTTTCCGGCGGGATCGGAATGAAGGGTACGCCGATGCGGCTGTTGGGCGCAACGATGGGGATCGCCTCCCGGCTCGGTCGCGCGGCAGGGATATA
Encoded here:
- a CDS encoding HAMP domain-containing sensor histidine kinase, giving the protein MIRSAPTLTAILTRRIAFFAMVAMLVQLAVVFSDYYWNVGELSRLYVEQETERLASGVGGRDGAVTYRLPAAVGRRYAHPQTGYVARIRDGRGHLIFESCDDACESRFLPAEVNPPDFWLRTIKPGKPLTLVGGRAFQIGEQRILVDVATVGDPENLASAVFWNEILEHMIVPMSILLGLVLGATLISVRRALKPVKAAADAAELIDPMDSGSHLPFEGMPREIAHLAVAVNRAFQRIGELMLSQRILTSGIAHEVRTPLAAIKLELGRIDHPRARKAEADLDDLVHFVSQLTALARLDTFDHSTFEEVDLVVLCTGVAEQLAPWVYENKHSLEVFAQIEAAGVRAAPALLKDALRNLIENAVRHTPDSTKIIVRVGEYGIQVEDRQDVFGSFLHQTQSAEGLGIGLKIVERIAELHKGSLRRSISRHGNIFELLLPVVARRRRC
- a CDS encoding extracellular solute-binding protein, which produces MKVEIYDALMRRQASRRDLLRGTASAAALLGLSGAMGGIAGTAFAADDLRAQILQIPGVGKGSPTDADWQKVGELCLGPTKANVKQGEFAGVELTFMGLNNQNLHNFLFRGFLKPWEAYTGAKINWIDLAQADYNARLQQSIATGTVDFDILEMGAPFEGDTAGRGLLDEMPDWAAKQVEADDLVSYLKPPVGTWDGKTYRVTIDGDCHTFAYRKDYFGEGSISGMAEPPKTWQDVNAASKALIGKTDPLTGQPAYGYLDPLKGWGGFGFYFIENRATAYAKYPGDPAWLFDPENMKPLVNNPAWVQAIQDVLDLIAAKAYPADQINADPGTTAFSQFLAGTGAMLMWWGDVGSSARTSDTSVVGDVVGFGINRGSNRVYNRKSGQWEDKYNEAPNMAYLGWGIYVTKRVSSDEKKRKAAWSAAAHLGGKDLSLWTSAYPSGFQPYRQSHFNYDEWEKAGYDRAYIKDYLGSNADSYNHPNAAIEPRIPGIFQYYSVAEDELAKGFAGQYKSAQETADAIAAAWEKITDQIGRDSQLKLYRTSLGL
- a CDS encoding PepSY domain-containing protein, yielding MKLKLISALVIIAATPALAIASPSCTKEPKSKWMPEKAMKEKIDALGYQVKTFEITGSCYEIYGKDKQGDRAEVYFNPVSGEIVQKGD
- a CDS encoding CBS domain-containing protein, which produces MLVQDIMTSPAITVTTSCSVAEAAKLMLDNKISGLPVVDANGALVGIVSEGDFLRRGELNTERKRSWLLEWLTSSGKIAAEYVRTHGRRVDEVMTSKVSTIAPTASISDAVKSMERQDVKRLPVVENGRLVGIVSRCDLLRALSRALPSSLSAGDAQIQAAIESELAKQSWSRNGFIHCHVTGGVAELTGTIFDERERLAAKVAAENVAGVTSVRDLLVWVDPYYGIALPPPDAEMRQN
- the ugpC gene encoding sn-glycerol-3-phosphate ABC transporter ATP-binding protein UgpC, which produces MAEVNISEARKAYGALNILHGVNIDIRDGEFVVLVGPSGCGKSTLLRMVAGLESITGGTISIGGKIVNNLPPKDRDIAMVFQSYALYPHKTVAENMVFALRLQKQPADVIKQRLQAAAETLDLVPYLDRYPRQLSGGQRQRVAMGRAIVRSPQVFLFDEPLSNLDAKLRVQMRKEIKELHQRLKTTTIYVTHDQVEAMTMADKIVVMQGGKVEQTGTPLELYDRPRNTFVATFIGSPSMNLLKGHYKADGAVFVTETGDEIALGFTPEASDGQPVRLGVRPEHLSLAPSGLKTTVNVTEPTGHETMVFLRYGSGELVAVLSERHDFEPGQAVTIAARPGKLHLFDAESGKTLRRD
- a CDS encoding ABC transporter transmembrane domain-containing protein, with product MPRSLFGFVFLIGRHHQIAIAALSIVLFLAGTAPLEVQRRIINAATNGTPYQAILILVLAYLGLVLLEGLTKLMLNIYRGWIGEVAVRWLRKSALATSERSAEAPLDAIAEGVQLSIIIAEAEPVGGFVGTSISEPLLQAGILVAVGGYLIFLQPLMALAVAVVFLPQIGFVPLMQSAINRRVETKITVMRHVSQSMVQHVVTSDALDAQDDRIERLFSLNMSVYRIKFTMNFMMNLMTQLGYAGIFALGGYYVVTGQTEIGTVVAFISGLSKIRDPWGELVDWYRDLRVTQVKYAMIRDASTAVRLQEDEMVGDTAAADAMEA
- a CDS encoding response regulator transcription factor, translating into MRILLIEDSVRLRDLLCEAIREAGWRMDAFATANEGRLALDGTSYDLLLLDLGLPDEDGLDVLKSLRLAKRQIPVLVLTARGAVDERIAGLDAGADDYLIKPFNNGELIARIRALMRRSPMTAMPTLEFADVRFEAASRQVTCNGIEMALAPSEKSLLELLMRNGGNVVSKRKMEHAFSEFGDERSSNAVELAVSRLRRKLEGHPANAVIETVRGVGYMLREDRG
- a CDS encoding cytochrome b/b6 domain-containing protein; translation: MAPIELQKQEGLRPSQVASGTVKVWDPIVRLFHWTVVTACILNLFVFEEGKYWHRLTGYVVAMAIVVRIIWGFVGTRHARFRDFFPTPGKVRAQILGMINGSEQRYIGHNPLASIMMLGLMVILAMTAVSGWMTTLDAFWGDKWLEEVHGVIANSIMVFAFIHAGAALVESWRHRENLVWSMVTGRKRA